Part of the Pseudomonas sp. M30-35 genome is shown below.
CGAGCAGTGCGGCCGCACCTTCACGCCCCCCGGGGTAAGCGTGAATGATGGCGCTGATGACTTTGCGGCGGCTGTCGAGGATTGGGCGGTGCATGTTCTCGTTTCTCCCTTGTGACAGCTGCACTACTGTGCAACTACGCCGTCTTTGATGCCGAGCAAAACAGCAGCTTTATGGGCCTCACCGCGCTTACCCTTTTTGGTGCCTGCTAAAACTTGATAAGTCGTTGCCGGATCAAGGCCGTGGTTGTCGGCGAAGTCTTTGATTGTGATGCCTAGCGAATCTAGCCAAGCCTTTGCTTGTGCCGGGGTGCGTGTCGCGTGCATGATTCAAATCCATTCAAAAGCGTTTAATTGACAACAGAATACCATTCGTTCGAGTGGTGTCAACAGGATTATCTATTCAAATGAGTGGAATTGGTGACCGGCTTAGAGAAGAAAGAGAGCGCCTGCGCTTATCTCAAGCTGTTTTTGGTGAGCTTGGGGGGGTTAAGGCTAATGCTCAGGGTAAGTATGAGAGTGGTGATCGTTTCCCTGGTGCGGACTACTTAGCTGCGGTCGCAGATGCTGGTGTTGATGTTTTGTATGTGGTGACAGGTACGCGTACACCGAGTGATTCTTCAAGTATCACTGCCATTGAGGCCGCGTTTGTTCATGACTATCGAGCATTATCCGAAGCAGAGCGTGACACCATTGGGCGTATGGTTAACGCTCTGGCCACGCAACCCAAAAGTAAATAATCAAAGGACTGCAAGATGAGAGTTAAAGGAGTATTGAGAAGTGCGCTGGTCGCCGTCTGCTTGGCTGCGACTACATATGCAACGGCAAATATTGAGTTGATTAGCGCCGAGGATTACGGCAAAGCATGGCCATTCACCGTAGAAGAAATGCACTTGATGTGCCTACAGGGGAGTGCGGTTGTGGTGTCTGATGTTGAGACTGGGGTTACGTATCCAGTTAATGGCGCCGCAAGTGGCAATGCCCGTCAGTTGGCTCTTGAGCCATTGGCAAATGTCTGGCGTGATGATCCTGATAATCCGGGGGCAAAGGTCAGTGTCAGTCGGGTGATTGAACAAGGACTAACACTCTGCAAGTAGAGCCATCCGTAAGACTAAAGCCCGCCGAGTGCGGGTTTTTATTTGCTGATTGCAATTGGCCATAAGCAGCATGCTAGATGGGGTTGCATATTGAAAATTGGCTGTAAGGTCAAATTTCAATATCACTAGCGGAGTATGCAAGATGAAGGAGGTTCTTGAGGCTGCAGGTACTCAACCAACGGATTCGGTTGTGCAGCCAACAATGGAAAGACTGACGGTGAATGAACGCCTGCTGCTAAAGTTTTACCGTGAGCTACAGCCGCAGGATCAAGATGTGTTGCGGCATGCGATACAGGTATTGGCTGTGAGTATGAAGCCTGAATGATTATGCGCCCCTAGCTTACGACTGGGGGCGCTCACACTTATAAATAGGGGGTAAGGTTTTTATTAAGTAAATCTACTAATTGAAGTCGTGACTCAATTAAAGAGTTTACTTTTTCTTGCCAATATCTTTTGTTGCTTGTGAATATTATCTCTAGTTCGTCAAGATAACTATCCATCTCTTCATGTATGGCAGTTGTTTCGTAGACTCTTGGCGGTAATTTTTCGTCTACGAATTGCTTGGTCATCATTCTTTTTGTTGAGGGGTTAAGTTGGTCTTTACTGCATTCTTTTAAGAATAAATTTAAGTCGTAAGTATTTGACTTTTGCGCAGCTATTAGTGTTTCGAAATCTGCGATTGTCAAATAAAGTGCGTTTTCAAGTTTTAGCGTGGAAGGTCTGTAGTTATTGTTTAGTCGTTCTTGAAGGTTTGTGTCTATATGCTCGGCTACAAATTGTCCACTTACGATCGCGTGCTCTTCGTGCGTAATAGTTGCGAGTCTAAACTGCGCATCTTTAAATTTCTCAGTTTTAGATAGCAAATTTGCACATGCACTTCCTTGCTCCAGTGCCCCGATAAAACTATTCTGTAAAGATTTTTTGAGAATCTCAGGGTCAAAAGAAGCTTTTATTATATCGTTAGGCTCAACTGCTTTGCATTCTATCAAGCCAATGTCGCCGTCGTTACCGAAAAATAGAAAATCGACAACCTTACCATTGATGCTGTTTTCTTTATAAAACTGCTTTATTTGTTCTTCGTTCCAATATTCCAATCCTGACGAGTCTAGTAGCTCGTTTATATAGCCCTCGAAAAGCTTTCCGAAATAGTTCTTAAATTTCGGTACGTTTTTCTTAAGGCGACTTGGGACAAGAGACGTAATACCGACCTCAAATATGGATGAGTTAAATACATACAGTATTTCACCACTGAGAATCATTGGCTTGTGCTTAAATGGGGTTTCTTGGAAATACTCACTTTGGGGAGAGTCATCTAGTCTGTATTTTTCCATAAATATAGATAGATGTTCTGTTTTAACCGTAGTCAGCATTAGATATGAGACGATATGGTTTGGAGGAACTTTAGGGCAGAGATTATAAATTAATGAATATAAGTTAATCTCCACTATGTGAGAGTTTTTAATGGATCTGACTATTACTAAAAGGTAAAGCGTTATTATATAAAAGCTTCGAAGGCTTAGTCCTGTATCATTTTCAAACTCTTGGCTGTAGAAGGAATCTTTTTTTGAGAAAAAATTACTTTGCCGAAATATTGATAAAAGACCTTGAGTAAAATTTTGTTGATACCAAAGTTGTTGCATGCACATCGCTCGTAACTTTAAATCTACAGATCCTTCTTCTAGGTTTGACGCAGAGAGCTGCATTTTATAAACGTCATTTGCAATGTTATAAAACTCGATGTCAGATACTATTCGTGGCCCTTCATTTCCTAATAGTGATTGCTTTACAATAAACATTGCTATCCAAGGCATTTTTTTTACAAAATCAATATTATTTGACGATTTTCCTTGAAGTTGTCTGGCTGCCGCCTCAAAAATTGACTTTTGAGTAAAGCAACTTAGTGAAGATCTAACTGATTTCAGCTTCTCCTGATATTGTTTTTCACTCAAAATGCATTCCTTTTTATAGATAGTCACATCGTATTAAATAATTAAAATATAATGATAGATTACTGAAAATTTTGCTTGTTGTCTTGACAAAATCGATTAATTGCCCGCTGTGCACTCACCTTACTTGCATACAAGTGAGTTAGACGCTTTGGTGTAGTTTGGTCACCCACTGTTATTTTTTTTTGAACGCCTGTTTTCCCCTCTCTGTACCACGCCAACACGCCGGTGTAATTGCCGGACGCCTCACTGACCAGGGCATCGTCATCGGGCAACTGCGACTCAAGTTCGAGGCTTGTGGTGTAGGCCTCACTGCTGAACGTGTGGGTGACGTTGCTGCCCACCCAAACAATGGAGCTGATATCAGGCTTGATGCCGGTGAGACTGTAGGTGAGCTCAGGGATTAGATCGGCTCGGCCTCGGGCCAATGTGTAACTGAGCGTGGCGCTGCCGCGTTGCAGGCGTTGCAATTCTGCTTTCGCGGCGCGCAAGGCGCTGTCGCGGTCGGTGTAAGTGTGGCGCAGGGTTTTGGCGTTGTCGTCGGTACCGGCAATGGCCTCCAGACGCTGGGCGCTGTTGGTTTGGTAGTAATAGGCTCTGGCGCCGCTGTAGCTGTTGCGGTCTGCTGCCAGATAGCGATGTTGATCACCATCTTTGCGAGTAAGCGCGATGTGCGGTAACGCTAAGCCGCTGGCCGAGGCGCTGGCGCCGGTGGGCAGGAACAATAAGCGGCCTGCTTTAACACTGGCGATCGCGTCGTTGTCATGTGCCAGGCGGGTGAGCAGGTTCAGGTCGCTCTCTGCGGTTTGGTCCAGGTGCGGCAAACCTATTGCGGCCAGCGCCACTTCAATCAACGGCTGCAGGGCGTATTCAGCTGCAATGGCGCTGATGATTTGCCCTAGGGTTTGCTGATGCCAGCTGCGCTCGCGCTTGCGTGCCAGGCCTTCGCGCATGTCTGCACTGCGGGCGCGGATGTTGAGTACGTCGGGTGCACCGCTGTGTTCGACTTCATCCACTGTGTAAGTGCCTTTGTCTATCAGCCCGGTGTCACTCCAGCCGAGGCATAAGCGAACAACCGCACCGCGTGGCGGGATGGCGAGCAAGCCATCGTGGTCGCTCAGGCTTATATCTAGCGTGTCGGCTTCCAACCCTCGGTTGTCGGTGAGTGTGGCGCTGATTAAGCGCGCTTTGACGCGGGCGGTGATGTCGTTGCCATCGACCACAACGCGGATGGCGGGTGTGGGGTAGCTGAGGTTTTGGCGCAGTTGGTCGGCTTGGCTGCGCAATTCGCCTATGGCTTGCTCGATCATCGCAGTATGTCGCCAATGTTGCCCAGTACACTGCCGAGTAGATCAATGCGGCCTTCATCGACACGTACCAGTTTGATTGAGAACTCAATGCGCCGGGTGGCACCGTCTTCAAAAAACAAGGTTTTGGTTTCGCTCATTGATTCGATCACATAAATGCCATAGATGCGCCCGGTGCCTTCGATCAGCGGCCATGCTTTGCCGGTGTCAGCCATGATGCGTAGGGCGTTGAGGCTGACGGTTTTACCTGCAATCTCAGGCAGCAGCACGCCGGGCAGGGTAATGGTGTCATCACCAGGGCCAAGAAATTGCCGGGCAGGGCGTGCGCCGATGCGTGAAGTGCTGTTGTGTCGCCAGTCGGTTTGGCGCTGAAACTCTTGATAGGCGAGGGTTTGCATGCCGAATACGAACATGCCGAGGCTCATCATCATCTGGTGTTATCCTCAGTCCGTGTCGAACAATGAGCTGCGCACACGCGCCGCTTTGTTGCGTTCACGCTCATCGAGCAGTTTGTTGAGCATCCTTTCTAAGCCTGCGGTGTCAGTGCCGGGCGTTGCGTGGATGTTGATTTCAATGGTGTCACCGGCAACTGTGATGGGCGTGCGTGCATTAGTTGCGGCCAGCGGTGGGCGGCTGTCTAACGCTACAGCGCTACCGGTGTTGATACCCATGGTCAGTGCACCTGCCACCGCCATTTGCTTGCCGAGGCGGTTGATGCTGGCCAGCGGGCCGCGCCCATTGTTGTCGATGCCTTGGCTGAGCCCGGCCATGGTGTGGCCACCGAGCTCAGCAAATACCTTTGATGGGCTGTGAATGCCGAGCTTGTCTTTAAACCAGCCGATGGTTGACTCACCGGCACCGGTGATAGCCGTTTTAACTTTGCCTAAGGCACCAGTAATACCGCTGACCAGGCCGTCGATCAGCATGCCGCCAAAGTCGCTGAATTTTGCCGGTAGCTCCGCGCCGAAGTAGTTCATAACGCCCGAGAAAGCACGGTAAAACAAACCTACGGGGCTGAAATTAAGAATGGTTGTGGCCATGTCTCCCAGCCCACCGCTAAAGCCTTGTTTAAGCTCGGCCCAGAGGCCTTTGAAATAGGGGCCTACGGTGTCCCAGTTGCGGTAAATCAGGTAGGCGCCACCGGCAATAGCGGTGATGGCCAGCCCAATTGGATTGAGTAGCAGCGCACGGCCAATCAGCATGATGCCCTTGGCGACTAAGGGCAAAGCGGTGCGGCCAAGGGCTTGCAGCGGCGACAACAGGCCAGCACTGCGGATGCCGAACAGCATGAGGCCATAACGCACCATAGCGAACGGGCCGAGTATGCTGGCCATGGCTAGTGTGAGGCCACCCATAACGGCCATTACCAAACCAAGGCCTGCGGCTGTTTTAACGAGTCCACTGGCTAGCTTTGGGTTTTCAGCTGCCCACTTGGTAATCCCACCAATGACACCTGTGATGGATTGCGTCAACTGCCGGAAAGGTCCGTCTTGTTGTGTTTGGATTTCAATACCTAAGTTTGACCAAGCACTGCCTAGCGCGATGATATCGCCCTTGAGGTTGTCGCCCATGACTTTCGCGGTTAGGGTCGCTTCGCCTCGGGTTTCGCGTAGCGTGCTGATGAATTTTTGCAGCTCACCGGTACCGGCTTGTTTAACTAGGACTTGCAAGCCACTGACTGCTTCTTCACCCGCAATTCCCTTGAGCAAGCCAGCGCGGTCGGCATCACCCATGTTTTTGGTTTTGTCGTAAATCTCCTGCAGAACGGTTGGCATATCACGCAGGTTGCCCTGGGCGTCTTTGGCGCTGATGCCGAGTTGGTTTAGGGCTTTAGCTGCCATCTTTGGTGGCGCCGATAGGCGGCTGATGATGGCCCGCAATGCGGTACCGCCCATGCTGCCTTGAATGCCTGCATCACCTAACTTACCGGCCATGGCCGCGACGGTTTCAATGTCTTGGCCCACGCTTGAGGCCACTGGCGCGACATATTTCATGGTTTCGCCCAGCATCTGCAGGTTGGTATTGGAGCGGGTGAAGGTGCCCACCAATACATCGCCTAAGCGGCCTGTTTCTTTGGCCTGCAAGTTGAAGCCGGTGAGGATGTTAGAGGCGATGTCTGCGGTTTGTGCGAGGTCACTGTCACCGGCTTTGGCCAGATCGAGCATACCGGGCATGGCGTCCTGAATGGCTTGCGGTTTAAAGCCTGCCATACCGAGAAAGCCTTGCGCGTTGGCGGCTTCGACAGCGGTAAATTGGGTGCTGCTGCCAAGCTGACGGGCTTGTTCACGCAGGGCTTTGAGCTCGGGTGATTGTTTATCAAGCCTAGTGAGGGCTTGCACCTTGCTCATACTGGCGTCGAACTCAACACCCGGTGCGAGCATGCGTGCGCCGCTGTAGAGAATGGCACTGCCGGTGGCCAGCCCAGCTGCACCGCTGCCAGCCATGCTACCGGCCATCTGTTGGGTGCGGCTGTATTGTTGTTGGGCGCGGGTCAGACGTTCTTGCTGGCGGGTGAGCTGCTGCATG
Proteins encoded:
- a CDS encoding DNA-binding protein, which encodes MHATRTPAQAKAWLDSLGITIKDFADNHGLDPATTYQVLAGTKKGKRGEAHKAAVLLGIKDGVVAQ
- a CDS encoding helix-turn-helix domain-containing protein, which codes for MSGIGDRLREERERLRLSQAVFGELGGVKANAQGKYESGDRFPGADYLAAVADAGVDVLYVVTGTRTPSDSSSITAIEAAFVHDYRALSEAERDTIGRMVNALATQPKSK
- a CDS encoding DUF2511 domain-containing protein, with the translated sequence MRVKGVLRSALVAVCLAATTYATANIELISAEDYGKAWPFTVEEMHLMCLQGSAVVVSDVETGVTYPVNGAASGNARQLALEPLANVWRDDPDNPGAKVSVSRVIEQGLTLCK
- a CDS encoding phage late control D family protein; translation: MIEQAIGELRSQADQLRQNLSYPTPAIRVVVDGNDITARVKARLISATLTDNRGLEADTLDISLSDHDGLLAIPPRGAVVRLCLGWSDTGLIDKGTYTVDEVEHSGAPDVLNIRARSADMREGLARKRERSWHQQTLGQIISAIAAEYALQPLIEVALAAIGLPHLDQTAESDLNLLTRLAHDNDAIASVKAGRLLFLPTGASASASGLALPHIALTRKDGDQHRYLAADRNSYSGARAYYYQTNSAQRLEAIAGTDDNAKTLRHTYTDRDSALRAAKAELQRLQRGSATLSYTLARGRADLIPELTYSLTGIKPDISSIVWVGSNVTHTFSSEAYTTSLELESQLPDDDALVSEASGNYTGVLAWYREGKTGVQKKITVGDQTTPKRLTHLYASKVSAQRAINRFCQDNKQNFQ
- a CDS encoding phage tail protein, which gives rise to MMMSLGMFVFGMQTLAYQEFQRQTDWRHNSTSRIGARPARQFLGPGDDTITLPGVLLPEIAGKTVSLNALRIMADTGKAWPLIEGTGRIYGIYVIESMSETKTLFFEDGATRRIEFSIKLVRVDEGRIDLLGSVLGNIGDILR
- a CDS encoding phage tail tape measure protein, which gives rise to MARDLTLKVTLQALNRVTGPFRSISQQAQRTGQAMRDTTTRLKALNATQKQIGEFRELRAGLTSTRTQLDAARKRTQLLGRQLAQTSNPSRALRREFEQSRQALKQLGQQETEQSRKLQQLRATLRETGVNTRQLGDSERRLREEIRSSNSQLEQQRRRMQQLTRQQERLTRAQQQYSRTQQMAGSMAGSGAAGLATGSAILYSGARMLAPGVEFDASMSKVQALTRLDKQSPELKALREQARQLGSSTQFTAVEAANAQGFLGMAGFKPQAIQDAMPGMLDLAKAGDSDLAQTADIASNILTGFNLQAKETGRLGDVLVGTFTRSNTNLQMLGETMKYVAPVASSVGQDIETVAAMAGKLGDAGIQGSMGGTALRAIISRLSAPPKMAAKALNQLGISAKDAQGNLRDMPTVLQEIYDKTKNMGDADRAGLLKGIAGEEAVSGLQVLVKQAGTGELQKFISTLRETRGEATLTAKVMGDNLKGDIIALGSAWSNLGIEIQTQQDGPFRQLTQSITGVIGGITKWAAENPKLASGLVKTAAGLGLVMAVMGGLTLAMASILGPFAMVRYGLMLFGIRSAGLLSPLQALGRTALPLVAKGIMLIGRALLLNPIGLAITAIAGGAYLIYRNWDTVGPYFKGLWAELKQGFSGGLGDMATTILNFSPVGLFYRAFSGVMNYFGAELPAKFSDFGGMLIDGLVSGITGALGKVKTAITGAGESTIGWFKDKLGIHSPSKVFAELGGHTMAGLSQGIDNNGRGPLASINRLGKQMAVAGALTMGINTGSAVALDSRPPLAATNARTPITVAGDTIEINIHATPGTDTAGLERMLNKLLDERERNKAARVRSSLFDTD